A segment of the Carassius carassius chromosome 21, fCarCar2.1, whole genome shotgun sequence genome:
CTGTACAGCACATATGAATTTACCTCAACTTGGAACTGTTGAATATGGAAAGGGAACACATGTATATGTGGGTGAgctttattttttacacatttcataaTTTTGATTCTATTCTGTGAATACAAAACACCTTTGTCATACGTCAGTGCACTTAACACTTTTTGGCACTTAAAAAGTCTAATGaacaatttaaattataaacatttatactTCTTACTCTTATAATTTGTAGTGCCTAATTTAACAACACCAGCTCCCACACCTGACAGTTACATTTTGACTGTTACACCAAACCCCTACATTATGGACACAGTGACGTGGTCAGTGCTTTTAGGCTTGGGTTTTGTTTTGCTGCTCATCTGCATTGCCTGTGTTATTCACAAACATTCTAAAGGTaagaaaaattgtgaaatttCTTTTAAACTTGAATGCTTGTGGGTTTATCACAATGTGCTTGAGATTTGATGGTCACCATCAAtttgaaaataaactaaattcAATTGACTGTAAATGTTAACAAGCTGTATTTTTTAGGGCACAAGAGAATAGGAGCTAGAGCAAAAGAAGCCCTGGTGAGTGaagtttgttaatttatttacatttttctatttGATTGTGAATATTCTTGATGTCAGAAAAACATGATTTCTTTCAGGTTAATGCTACCCATGGATCACAGTGCCCAGACACTTGTGAAACAACTGTTGTTTATGCAGCAATAAACattcctcgagacagtgtgaaatcAAGAAATGAGGTAAATAGAGCCAATCAAGAGCACTGTAGTATTCAGTATTAGTTAATTGTTGTTAACAATTTAGAAAGCAAATGTacagttttgttgtattttgcacTTGCACTTTATATGTAACCTGAAATGATGTGATGTTATGTCTTTTTTATCAGAACTGTCCAGCTCCGACACTCATTTCAGTGACCTGCACCGAGGAATCAGTGACATACTCTGAGGTCCACATAAAGAAAGGACCAAAGGATAAAGGTTAAGCATCATTTGCCTAAATTTTATTCACACTATAATCTCTTTTGCCTTGCATATGAGGCAGGGTGTCATTGACAGTCTTTTAGTCGCACTTCAAGCTTCTGGTCCTGTTCGGctttattatttctgtaaatatttttagatagtttccaattttctgtttctcttcaTGTAATACTCATGAAGACTGAATTGTTAAATGTAGTCGGTTCACATTTGAATCGCTATTAAGCTGTATTGTGCTCAAAatgcatgtatatttaaaataaaattataaaaacattcatTCCTCTGAGAAAAAAAGATTGAAAGATTTTTTCTTATTTCTTCGGAGTGATTAAGGTTAGTGATGCTTAgacatatttttattgcattgtttAACAGGTGACAGTCAAACTGATATGCAACCTCATGGAATTGCAAAATGATGTTTTTGTGAGTTTATTTGCCagtgcttttatttttaagactgtAAGTGCACTGAATAGATTCTGTTGCAGTATGGAATGACTTTATATAGGAATTATACTGCAattgttaaaattatatttaaaaaaagagataatATAATGTGTAGGCTACAGCCCAACGCAAAGTTTTATtctaacattttgtttttcatatcacacagaaaaaatatttaactgcaaatattaacatctaaattaactgtttttattcaaGCCAAAAATATGATTTAAGATCACTGAATCAACCGACAATTAATTTATACCAACAAAACTATATTTTATGAGTTAAAATAGCTGTTTAAGGTAACATTTGCAGGTTACTGCCTTTAGTGTTGAT
Coding sequences within it:
- the si:dkey-63d15.12 gene encoding uncharacterized protein si:dkey-63d15.12; translation: MDTVTWSVLLGLGFVLLLICIACVIHKHSKGHKRIGARAKEALVNATHGSQCPDTCETTVVYAAINIPRDSVKSRNENCPAPTLISVTCTEESVTYSEVHIKKGPKDKG